One genomic segment of Gammaproteobacteria bacterium includes these proteins:
- a CDS encoding glycosyltransferase — translation MNGKLIAFFPEAAFGPALNSVGIAQACEKLGHKAVFLTDPGMGGVYQGYGYDEHLVNMSEPMPPEEMAKYWSDFINGHIPNFDLSPYEQIDNYVKECWEAIVDTSIWAEKELPDILETLKPDMVCVDNVVLFPAIKRYAQTDNKPWVRIISCSENEIPDRDIPPHLSGCGADDHDCHARYLSRFNEIVGPIHERFNTFLQQCGEQPYPLGEFFEASPHMNLLLYPEPVKFNRREPLDPERFQYLEGCVRDEADYELPVFDANNDAPLLYVSFGSLGSGDTTLLKRLMNAVSKLPVRALFNVGDYESEYSEIPANISIASWYPQPSVIAQTDAVIHHGGNNSFNECLYYGKPALIMPYVWDGHDNATRLQETGHGLHLHRNEWNDQELADRIVTLLNDQPMQARLAETSAHMRSRHGPTKAAGILNDLLD, via the coding sequence ATGAACGGCAAACTGATCGCATTTTTCCCAGAGGCGGCCTTTGGCCCGGCACTCAACTCGGTTGGCATCGCGCAGGCCTGCGAAAAACTGGGGCACAAAGCTGTGTTTCTAACCGATCCGGGAATGGGTGGTGTATACCAGGGCTACGGCTATGACGAGCACCTGGTCAACATGTCCGAGCCGATGCCGCCGGAAGAAATGGCCAAGTATTGGTCGGATTTCATCAACGGCCATATTCCAAATTTCGATCTTTCACCGTACGAGCAGATCGATAACTACGTGAAAGAGTGCTGGGAAGCTATTGTTGATACGTCGATCTGGGCGGAGAAAGAACTGCCGGATATTCTTGAGACGCTCAAGCCCGACATGGTCTGTGTGGATAATGTGGTCCTTTTCCCGGCGATCAAGCGCTACGCACAGACAGACAACAAACCTTGGGTGCGCATCATCTCGTGCTCAGAAAACGAGATACCCGATCGTGACATACCCCCCCACCTGTCCGGATGTGGTGCGGATGACCATGACTGTCATGCGCGTTATCTGTCACGCTTTAACGAGATCGTGGGTCCGATTCATGAACGGTTCAATACCTTTCTCCAACAATGCGGCGAACAACCTTACCCGCTTGGCGAGTTCTTCGAGGCGTCTCCACACATGAATCTGTTGCTCTACCCCGAACCGGTCAAATTCAACCGGCGCGAGCCCCTGGACCCGGAACGGTTTCAATATCTGGAGGGCTGTGTGCGGGATGAGGCGGACTATGAACTGCCGGTCTTCGATGCAAACAACGATGCACCGTTGCTCTACGTGAGTTTTGGCAGCCTGGGATCAGGTGACACCACATTGCTGAAGCGGTTGATGAATGCGGTGTCCAAGCTACCGGTCCGCGCTCTTTTTAATGTGGGTGACTACGAAAGCGAGTACTCCGAGATTCCAGCAAACATATCGATCGCATCCTGGTACCCACAGCCGTCTGTCATCGCACAGACCGATGCGGTAATTCACCATGGCGGCAACAATTCATTTAACGAGTGCCTTTACTATGGCAAACCTGCCCTGATCATGCCCTACGTATGGGATGGGCACGACAATGCAACCCGCCTGCAAGAGACCGGTCACGGCCTCCATCTGCACCGTAACGAGTGGAATGATCAGGAACTCGCTGACCGCATCGTGACATTACTGAATGATCAGCCGATGCAAGCCAGGCTGGCGGAAACTTCCGCGCACATGCGCAGCCGCCACGGCCCGACCAAGGCGGCGGGTATTCTCAACGACCTGTTGGACTGA
- a CDS encoding ABC transporter permease: MPELIIASVMTMMTAATPLVFAATGELICERSGVLNLGVEGMMLIGAVFGFATAAVTGNAPLGLLVAGASGILASLIFAFLTLTLLSNQVATGLALTIFGTGLSALFGFDYVGETIDRIAAIHLPVLSDLPVVGPLLFGHDPLVYLGLILLTGVAWFLNRSRSGMILRAVGDSDVSAHAIGYPVVLIRYTAVAFGGLMAGLGGGYLSLVYTPLWAENMAAGRGWIAIALVVFATWRPERVLFGAILFGSIMILQLNAQAAGLGIPAAFMSMLPYIATIVVLVLISRDAIKIRLNAPACLGRPFRAER, translated from the coding sequence ATGCCTGAACTCATTATTGCTTCCGTGATGACGATGATGACTGCAGCGACACCGCTGGTGTTCGCTGCCACCGGCGAACTCATCTGCGAGCGCTCTGGAGTGCTGAATCTGGGTGTGGAAGGCATGATGTTGATTGGTGCAGTATTTGGTTTTGCCACAGCCGCAGTGACCGGAAACGCGCCACTCGGACTTCTGGTAGCCGGAGCCTCAGGCATACTTGCATCGCTTATCTTCGCGTTCCTTACACTCACGTTGCTTTCAAATCAAGTTGCGACTGGCCTCGCGCTGACCATATTCGGTACAGGCCTGTCGGCGCTGTTCGGTTTCGATTATGTCGGAGAAACCATCGACAGAATTGCGGCTATTCATCTGCCTGTGCTTTCGGATCTGCCGGTTGTGGGCCCATTGTTGTTCGGACACGATCCCCTGGTATATCTGGGCCTCATCCTTCTGACCGGCGTGGCCTGGTTCCTCAACCGTTCACGCTCGGGGATGATTTTGAGAGCGGTGGGCGACTCCGATGTATCCGCCCACGCCATCGGCTATCCTGTGGTGTTGATCCGTTACACCGCTGTGGCCTTTGGCGGATTGATGGCAGGTCTGGGAGGTGGTTACTTGTCGCTGGTGTATACCCCGTTGTGGGCAGAAAATATGGCGGCCGGACGCGGCTGGATAGCCATTGCCCTGGTGGTTTTCGCCACCTGGCGACCTGAAAGAGTCCTGTTTGGTGCGATCCTCTTTGGCAGCATCATGATTCTTCAGCTGAATGCCCAGGCAGCTGGCCTCGGTATTCCTGCTGCTTTTATGTCAATGCTCCCTTACATTGCAACCATAGTTGTATTAGTCTTGATCTCCAGGGATGCCATTAAGATTCGCCTCAACGCCCCAGCCTGTCTGGGCCGGCCGTTCCGGGCCGAGCGTTGA
- a CDS encoding aminopeptidase P family protein has product MGYFSDQEMNRRLANLRHAMDNQSVEAVLITSVHNTLYYSNFWMIPWGREQGLVIPRENEPAAIAPHIEYDRPAKMVGDGSNFRDIRIYTDNASAIDGWVGLARQVLLDRGITSGRIGIEEDNVSITMHKALCTALPDLEFVEMGYAMMCEQMLKSDEEIALIRAGAEICDLGAQAFVDAVHDGVTEVQVARASVTAMEEEICRRFPGHECDGTFCWAQSGPENTKVAHGLNTDRQMHSGDLLSLNVFPMILGYYHLLERSLVFGPISAEVQKYFEIQVEVHHAGIAALKPGVRLGDIDDAVINPIYEQHDLLENRTFGTGHSFGIMGYWYGRDELGEIRPYNDYVLQPNMVMSMEPMISVDGVGGFKHADMFLITENGNEPLTRFRNDVIVID; this is encoded by the coding sequence ATGGGCTATTTTTCCGATCAGGAAATGAACCGACGTCTGGCGAACCTGCGTCACGCCATGGACAATCAAAGCGTCGAGGCGGTCCTTATCACCTCAGTCCACAACACCTTGTATTACAGTAATTTCTGGATGATCCCCTGGGGCCGCGAACAAGGGCTGGTGATCCCAAGAGAGAATGAACCCGCCGCGATTGCACCCCATATTGAATACGACCGGCCTGCCAAAATGGTCGGTGATGGCAGCAATTTCAGGGACATCCGGATCTACACTGACAATGCCAGTGCAATAGACGGCTGGGTGGGCCTGGCGCGACAGGTCCTGCTTGATCGTGGCATCACGAGTGGGCGGATCGGAATTGAGGAAGATAATGTCAGCATCACCATGCACAAGGCATTGTGCACTGCACTTCCTGATCTCGAATTCGTTGAAATGGGCTATGCCATGATGTGTGAGCAGATGCTCAAATCGGATGAAGAGATCGCACTGATTCGGGCTGGGGCCGAAATCTGTGATCTCGGCGCACAGGCTTTTGTCGATGCTGTCCATGACGGCGTGACTGAGGTGCAAGTCGCCCGGGCATCAGTGACCGCCATGGAAGAGGAAATCTGCCGCCGTTTTCCCGGCCATGAATGCGATGGCACCTTCTGCTGGGCACAGTCGGGCCCTGAAAACACCAAAGTCGCTCATGGACTCAACACCGATCGACAGATGCACAGCGGCGATCTGCTCAGCCTGAACGTATTTCCGATGATCCTGGGCTATTACCACCTGCTGGAACGAAGCCTGGTCTTTGGGCCGATATCAGCCGAGGTACAGAAGTACTTTGAGATCCAGGTTGAGGTCCATCATGCCGGCATTGCCGCGCTCAAACCCGGTGTACGGCTCGGCGACATCGATGACGCCGTCATCAATCCAATCTATGAACAACACGACCTGCTGGAGAACAGAACCTTTGGCACCGGTCATTCATTCGGCATCATGGGTTACTGGTATGGCCGTGATGAACTCGGAGAAATTCGTCCTTATAACGATTACGTTCTGCAGCCCAATATGGTGATGTCTATGGAACCGATGATCTCTGTAGACGGTGTCGGCGGGTTCAAACACGCCGACATGTTTCTGATCACCGAAAACGGCAACGAGCCACTGACCCGATTCCGTAACGACGTGATCGTGATCGACTGA
- a CDS encoding BMP family ABC transporter substrate-binding protein gives MKYLVKLVVVIFAAVLSLGAITTASADKLKVGFIYIGPPGDHGWTYSHDQGRLMIDNMLGDHVETTYVEGVPEGPDAARAIAKLAETGHKLIFTTSFGYMEPTLKVAKRFPDVKFEHATGYKRADNVSTYSARFYEGRYVQGQIAAKMSKSGIIGYIASFPIPEVVRGINAFMLGAQSINSNMKVKIVWAYTWFDPPKEADAAKVLMDQGADIITQHTDSTAALQAAAARGINAFGQASDMIQFAPDTQLTAVLDNWGPYYVKRTVDVLMGTWTSGDTWNGMGPGMVGMAPFTNMPNDIATMARETTESIRTGAFHPFTGPIYNQAGELVVPTGATADDGMLAGMNFYVKGVDDKLPD, from the coding sequence ATGAAGTACCTCGTCAAACTGGTCGTAGTGATTTTTGCAGCCGTGTTGAGTCTCGGCGCGATCACTACTGCGTCTGCAGACAAGTTGAAAGTTGGATTTATCTATATTGGCCCACCGGGGGATCATGGCTGGACCTATTCCCATGATCAGGGCCGACTGATGATCGACAATATGCTCGGTGATCATGTGGAGACGACCTACGTTGAAGGTGTGCCAGAAGGACCCGATGCCGCGCGTGCGATTGCCAAGCTGGCTGAAACTGGGCACAAACTGATCTTTACCACGTCCTTTGGCTATATGGAGCCAACACTCAAGGTCGCCAAACGATTCCCCGACGTCAAATTTGAGCATGCCACCGGGTATAAACGGGCCGACAACGTCTCAACCTACTCAGCACGTTTCTACGAAGGCCGTTATGTGCAAGGCCAGATTGCCGCCAAGATGTCCAAGAGTGGCATCATCGGCTACATTGCTTCGTTCCCGATTCCTGAAGTCGTACGTGGCATCAACGCGTTCATGCTCGGTGCGCAATCGATAAATTCGAACATGAAGGTAAAAATCGTGTGGGCTTACACCTGGTTTGATCCACCGAAGGAAGCAGATGCCGCCAAGGTGCTAATGGACCAGGGCGCCGACATCATTACGCAACATACGGACAGTACTGCGGCGCTTCAGGCAGCAGCGGCTCGCGGGATCAACGCTTTCGGACAAGCCTCTGACATGATCCAGTTTGCCCCAGATACGCAGTTAACCGCAGTTCTCGATAATTGGGGACCGTATTACGTCAAACGAACGGTTGATGTCTTGATGGGAACCTGGACTTCAGGGGATACCTGGAACGGAATGGGACCCGGGATGGTCGGCATGGCACCGTTTACCAACATGCCAAATGACATCGCCACGATGGCACGCGAAACGACAGAGTCGATTCGAACAGGTGCATTTCATCCGTTTACCGGCCCCATCTACAACCAGGCCGGCGAACTCGTAGTACCGACAGGTGCAACAGCCGACGACGGCATGCTGGCTGGAATGAACTTCTACGTCAAAGGCGTCGACGACAAGTTGCCGGATTAA
- a CDS encoding ABC transporter permease has translation MLRLEPRSTQSFAAAWLSPLMALVLTVITGGVIFLAMGKDPSTALYIYFVEPLTTTSGLSEVAVKAGPLILIGIGLSFGFRAGIWNIGAEGQYIAGAIAGGGLAVYFYESESTLLLPAMLVLGTLGGMAWAAVPALLKTRFNANEILVSLMLVYVAELLLVHLVQGPWRNPQGWGFPGTRLFPDAATMPLLFSGKRVHLGTLITLAVPFIAWFILARTRFGFTVRVFGSAPLAARHAGVHGHRMIWQSLLIGGGLAGLAGVIEATSTIGQLVPNISPGYGFTAIIVAFLGRLHPLGVLLAGIAIAVTYIGGEGAQISAGLPKAVTSLFQGIILFYLLAFDLFTRYRIIVSSRATE, from the coding sequence ATGTTGCGGCTTGAACCCAGAAGCACGCAGTCGTTTGCCGCCGCCTGGCTGTCGCCGTTGATGGCCCTCGTGCTGACGGTGATTACGGGTGGCGTGATATTCCTGGCCATGGGCAAGGATCCCTCGACAGCGCTCTATATCTACTTTGTGGAGCCGCTGACGACCACCTCGGGACTTTCCGAGGTTGCGGTCAAAGCAGGCCCACTCATTCTGATCGGAATCGGACTGTCGTTCGGATTTCGCGCCGGCATCTGGAACATCGGTGCCGAAGGCCAATACATTGCCGGAGCAATTGCCGGCGGCGGTCTGGCTGTTTACTTCTACGAAAGTGAAAGCACCCTGCTGCTCCCGGCGATGCTGGTGCTCGGTACGCTTGGCGGGATGGCCTGGGCTGCAGTGCCTGCGCTGCTGAAAACCCGATTTAATGCCAACGAGATACTGGTCTCACTGATGCTGGTCTATGTCGCAGAGCTGCTGCTCGTTCACCTGGTGCAGGGTCCGTGGCGTAACCCCCAAGGCTGGGGATTTCCGGGCACCCGGTTGTTTCCGGACGCCGCTACCATGCCGCTCCTGTTTTCGGGTAAGCGTGTGCATCTGGGCACGCTGATCACTTTGGCTGTTCCTTTTATCGCCTGGTTCATCCTGGCCCGGACCCGATTTGGTTTCACCGTCCGGGTCTTTGGATCAGCCCCACTGGCCGCCCGTCACGCGGGTGTTCATGGTCACCGAATGATCTGGCAGTCTCTGCTGATTGGTGGCGGACTTGCCGGTCTGGCCGGCGTGATCGAAGCGACCAGCACCATTGGGCAACTGGTGCCGAACATTTCTCCAGGCTACGGTTTCACCGCCATCATTGTTGCCTTCCTGGGTCGCCTCCACCCGCTGGGGGTTCTGCTGGCGGGCATCGCGATCGCAGTCACTTACATCGGTGGCGAAGGGGCTCAGATATCGGCGGGACTGCCCAAAGCCGTGACCAGCCTTTTCCAGGGCATCATCCTGTTCTATCTGCTCGCGTTTGATCTCTTCACCCGGTACCGGATCATCGTAAGCTCGAGAGCCACGGAGTAA
- a CDS encoding 8-oxoguanine deaminase: MSRTWIRDPLAIYADNAERGFVVENQLITELIPAGKAPTAPVDTTFDASSHVVLPGLINTHHHFYQTLTRSLRTALNKELFDWLGALYPVWAHLDPEMLAAATELALAELLLSGCTTAADHHYLFPKGLEKAIDVQVEMARQIGLRVVLTRGSMDLCVDDGGLPPASVVQDPDTILADCERVVGAYHQSGPGAMTQIALAPCSPFSVSQEVMQQSALLAEKLDLRLHTHLGETKDENDYCQARLGMRPLDYLDQCGWLQARTWLAHGIHFSDSEITRLGQAGVAVSHCPHSNMLLSSGLCPACSLEQAGSPVGLGVDGSASNDASNAIEEVRAALMLQRFNSGSAAVSHTDALRWATAGGARCLGRDDLGRIDSGLQADIALFKLDELRHSGHDDPLAALVQCGAHRADRVMIAGQWQVENGRASHIDEVDLVARHSALARRLRNRAGLE; this comes from the coding sequence ATGTCCCGCACCTGGATTCGTGATCCACTGGCCATCTATGCGGACAATGCCGAACGCGGTTTCGTCGTTGAAAATCAGCTCATAACAGAACTGATTCCAGCCGGGAAAGCGCCCACAGCACCGGTGGACACTACGTTCGATGCCTCTTCCCATGTTGTGCTGCCCGGGCTGATCAATACCCACCACCATTTTTATCAGACGCTCACACGCTCGCTGCGAACAGCCCTGAACAAGGAACTGTTCGACTGGCTCGGCGCCCTCTATCCCGTTTGGGCCCACCTGGATCCGGAAATGCTTGCGGCAGCCACTGAACTGGCGCTGGCCGAACTGCTGCTATCCGGCTGCACCACGGCCGCGGATCATCACTACCTGTTCCCGAAAGGCCTTGAAAAGGCAATCGATGTCCAGGTCGAAATGGCGAGGCAGATCGGACTGAGGGTGGTGCTGACACGCGGCTCAATGGACCTTTGCGTAGACGACGGCGGCCTCCCGCCCGCCAGCGTCGTCCAGGATCCGGACACCATTCTGGCCGACTGCGAGCGGGTGGTGGGTGCATATCACCAATCAGGTCCTGGTGCGATGACCCAGATCGCGCTCGCACCGTGTTCGCCGTTTTCGGTATCCCAAGAGGTTATGCAACAATCTGCACTTCTAGCTGAAAAACTTGACCTGCGGCTGCACACCCATCTGGGAGAAACCAAGGACGAGAACGACTACTGCCAAGCCCGTTTAGGTATGCGTCCGCTAGACTATCTTGACCAATGTGGCTGGCTTCAGGCGCGGACCTGGCTGGCCCATGGCATTCATTTTTCAGACAGTGAGATCACCCGGCTGGGCCAGGCGGGTGTGGCGGTCAGCCACTGTCCGCACTCCAATATGCTGCTGTCCTCGGGACTCTGTCCTGCGTGTTCACTGGAACAGGCCGGCAGTCCTGTCGGCCTGGGGGTAGACGGGTCGGCATCGAATGATGCCTCCAACGCGATCGAAGAAGTCAGGGCAGCCCTGATGCTGCAACGGTTCAACTCAGGTTCTGCAGCTGTCAGCCACACGGATGCCCTGCGCTGGGCTACGGCAGGTGGTGCCCGGTGTCTGGGACGCGATGACCTTGGGCGCATCGACTCGGGTCTGCAGGCCGACATCGCGCTGTTCAAACTCGATGAGCTACGGCACTCGGGACACGACGACCCGCTCGCAGCGCTGGTCCAATGTGGTGCACACCGGGCCGATCGCGTCATGATCGCCGGTCAGTGGCAGGTGGAAAACGGCCGGGCCAGCCACATCGATGAGGTCGATCTTGTTGCAAGACACAGTGCGCTGGCCCGGCGGCTGCGCAACCGGGCGGGGCTTGAATGA
- a CDS encoding urate hydroxylase PuuD: MEIAWQDWAGLFIRWLHLATGIAWIGTSFYFIWLDQSLRRRQQLTTGVDGESWIVHGGGFYHVQKYMVAPEQLPEELHWFKYEAYFTWLSGFALMAVMYYFGAETFLIDRDRADISVPIAVMVSLAFLAGGWLVYDLLCRSTVGRHTGPLALAVFVLIVLVSWGLSQLFSDRATFLHVGSVIGTIMSANVFFIIIPNQKKVVADLKAGRQPAAELGQQAKQRSLHNNYLTLPVLLLMVSAHYPLLFAGQATWGWLVIALVLLIGGVVRHFFNTWHTGARGSALLWQWPLAVLLGVVLAIFLSTRQTMPLTESVSDGRALAIIQMHCVACHAATPTHRGFKSPPAGLTLDVRETVILAAERVMAQAVLSKAMPLGNATGMTDTERAELGTWLRRQLRP; this comes from the coding sequence ATGGAAATCGCCTGGCAGGATTGGGCTGGACTTTTTATCCGCTGGTTACACCTGGCCACGGGCATCGCCTGGATCGGTACCTCGTTCTATTTCATCTGGCTGGACCAGAGCCTGCGACGTCGCCAGCAATTGACGACAGGTGTCGACGGCGAGTCCTGGATTGTCCACGGCGGCGGTTTCTACCACGTACAAAAGTACATGGTTGCACCCGAACAGCTGCCCGAAGAACTGCACTGGTTCAAGTACGAAGCTTATTTCACCTGGCTGTCGGGCTTTGCACTGATGGCGGTCATGTATTACTTCGGCGCAGAAACTTTCCTCATCGATCGGGACCGTGCAGATATCTCGGTACCGATTGCGGTTATGGTCAGTCTTGCTTTCCTCGCCGGGGGCTGGCTTGTTTACGATCTGCTCTGCCGATCAACGGTTGGCAGGCACACAGGTCCGCTCGCCCTGGCAGTATTTGTTCTGATCGTACTGGTCAGTTGGGGCCTTAGCCAGCTCTTCAGTGACCGGGCAACGTTCTTACACGTGGGCTCAGTCATCGGCACCATCATGTCTGCCAACGTGTTCTTCATTATTATCCCCAACCAGAAAAAAGTAGTTGCTGATCTGAAAGCGGGCCGGCAACCAGCTGCCGAACTCGGGCAACAAGCCAAACAGCGTTCGCTGCACAACAATTACCTGACCCTGCCGGTGCTGTTGTTGATGGTCAGTGCCCATTACCCCCTTCTGTTCGCAGGCCAAGCCACCTGGGGATGGCTGGTGATCGCACTCGTTCTGCTGATCGGCGGCGTGGTTCGGCATTTTTTCAACACCTGGCACACCGGCGCCCGTGGTTCTGCACTGCTGTGGCAGTGGCCCCTGGCTGTCCTGCTTGGCGTCGTGCTCGCGATTTTCCTGTCGACGCGACAGACGATGCCCCTGACTGAATCGGTCTCCGATGGACGCGCCCTGGCCATCATTCAGATGCACTGCGTCGCGTGTCATGCCGCAACGCCCACCCACCGTGGATTTAAGAGCCCGCCCGCGGGGCTGACACTCGACGTCCGGGAAACCGTTATCCTGGCAGCTGAGCGGGTGATGGCACAGGCTGTGCTGAGCAAGGCCATGCCGCTTGGCAACGCCACCGGAATGACGGACACCGAACGCGCCGAACTCGGCACCTGGCTGCGGCGGCAGCTACGGCCTTAA